One segment of Desulfallas thermosapovorans DSM 6562 DNA contains the following:
- a CDS encoding RNA polymerase sigma factor, with amino-acid sequence MAMSTIEKLYQRYRVSIFRYLYRMGGDYHLADELTQETFCRALVSLKNFRGESALSTWLFRVAYYVYTGYLRSRPGDRYLPLSRDIPDVNRAGDPVRYLEDAENWRLVRLALEQLPLDYRTVIILREQEGFSFEEIGDILGKSPATARVTLFRARQKFHQLYKQLEGDEHDQV; translated from the coding sequence ATGGCCATGTCAACTATAGAAAAACTTTATCAGCGTTATAGAGTATCGATTTTTCGATACTTATACCGTATGGGCGGAGATTATCACCTGGCGGATGAATTAACCCAGGAAACCTTTTGCCGGGCATTGGTATCCCTAAAAAACTTTCGTGGTGAATCTGCCCTGTCTACCTGGCTTTTCCGCGTGGCCTATTATGTCTACACCGGGTACCTGCGGAGCCGTCCCGGGGATCGTTATTTGCCACTAAGCCGTGATATTCCTGACGTAAACAGGGCAGGCGACCCGGTCCGGTATTTGGAAGACGCGGAAAACTGGCGACTTGTACGGCTGGCCCTTGAGCAGCTGCCTTTGGACTACCGAACGGTGATTATTCTAAGGGAGCAGGAGGGATTTTCCTTTGAGGAAATAGGGGACATACTGGGCAAATCCCCGGCAACGGCGCGGGTAACCCTTTTCCGGGCCAGGCAAAAATTTCACCAGCTGTATAAACAACTAGAAGGTGATGAGCATGACCAAGTATGA
- a CDS encoding zf-HC2 domain-containing protein gives MTKYECEIIRDLLPLYADGVASRASLEMVEHHLAECASCRHLLNQCRQPVLVTHGEVKTSSVSGMDQAWGRLRRVATVFMACIIITASTIAWASYQAGRNMALRDPSFQQAEQMDLFTEVNQSKKLGPYTVTVDKILLDSARTTVFYSIAPQLEENSSIHVNMADDKGVHYDPRGGRGIQGKYFVYDLEPVNLDAQELTLSFSTGEIPGETRFEIPVDPTLVAQNTREFYPNLKKNIEPVQLALDRAVLGLSESIIFFRVRWPQDPSIAGVGIGQEHPMYTVMGPNGPTRVESRGSSTPPAPVIKEYGAFLPGHWADLIDETNGKRIKLNETRTQTDTVTGGITGTFHFEPVDPSARELKLTSPPLYLYRFPGKEQKVEINCPRQGEQALNGVFSYENLTYSLEKAAIEDKQLVFYFGFQGTGDKPPHYYRPEFRIKDQDLEFWHRHIRMEWLEQNQLKISFPMPESNRVTLQLRSVGERMPKVDFEIDAAR, from the coding sequence ATGACCAAGTATGAATGCGAGATAATTAGAGACCTTTTACCACTGTACGCAGACGGTGTGGCAAGCAGGGCCTCTTTGGAAATGGTGGAACACCACCTGGCGGAATGCGCCTCCTGCCGGCACTTGCTCAACCAGTGCCGGCAACCTGTTTTGGTCACTCATGGCGAAGTTAAAACCTCTTCAGTGTCTGGCATGGATCAAGCCTGGGGACGGTTGCGCCGGGTGGCGACGGTTTTTATGGCCTGTATCATCATAACCGCTTCCACCATTGCCTGGGCCTCATACCAGGCGGGGCGCAACATGGCCTTGCGGGACCCGTCATTCCAACAGGCTGAGCAGATGGATCTCTTTACCGAGGTAAACCAGTCCAAAAAGTTGGGTCCCTATACAGTTACAGTGGATAAAATTTTGCTTGATTCCGCGCGGACCACAGTTTTTTACAGTATCGCCCCGCAGCTGGAGGAAAATAGCAGTATCCATGTCAACATGGCCGATGATAAAGGTGTACATTACGACCCGCGGGGCGGCAGAGGTATACAGGGTAAATATTTTGTATACGATCTGGAACCGGTTAATCTTGATGCCCAGGAATTAACCCTGTCTTTTAGTACCGGTGAAATACCGGGGGAGACGCGGTTTGAAATACCGGTCGACCCCACCCTGGTGGCCCAAAACACCAGGGAGTTTTACCCCAATTTGAAAAAAAACATAGAACCGGTGCAACTGGCTCTGGACCGGGCAGTGCTGGGTCTTTCCGAAAGCATTATCTTTTTCCGGGTGCGCTGGCCCCAGGACCCATCCATAGCCGGTGTGGGCATCGGGCAGGAACACCCCATGTATACAGTTATGGGACCCAACGGACCCACCAGGGTGGAAAGCCGGGGGAGCAGTACCCCGCCGGCACCGGTGATTAAAGAATACGGTGCCTTCTTACCCGGACACTGGGCGGATCTAATCGACGAAACCAACGGTAAAAGAATCAAACTCAATGAAACCCGCACCCAAACCGATACGGTAACGGGTGGTATTACTGGTACGTTTCACTTTGAACCCGTGGACCCGTCAGCCAGGGAATTAAAGTTGACCTCGCCGCCGCTGTACCTGTACCGTTTCCCGGGCAAAGAACAGAAAGTAGAAATAAACTGTCCCCGCCAGGGGGAGCAGGCATTAAACGGAGTCTTTAGCTATGAGAACCTTACTTACAGCTTGGAGAAGGCGGCTATAGAGGATAAGCAGTTGGTTTTTTACTTTGGTTTTCAGGGGACCGGGGATAAACCGCCTCATTATTACCGCCCTGAATTTCGTATTAAAGATCAAGATCTGGAGTTTTGGCACAGGCATATCCGTATGGAATGGCTGGAACAAAATCAATTAAAGATATCTTTCCCCATGCCCGAGAGCAACCGGGTTACTCTACAGTTGAGAAGTGTAGGGGAGAGAATGCCCAAGGTGGATTTTGAAATTGATGCCGCACGTTAA